The Gammaproteobacteria bacterium genome window below encodes:
- the erpA gene encoding iron-sulfur cluster insertion protein ErpA, with translation MSAPETAQSTAPSAPPASLVFTDAAANKVQQLIDEEKNENLKLRVFVSGGGCSGFQYGFTFDENLQDGDTSVVNSGVTLLVDPMSFQYLMGAEIDYSEGLEGAQFVIRNPNAQTTCGCGSSFSPG, from the coding sequence ATGTCTGCACCTGAGACAGCACAATCAACAGCGCCTTCGGCACCGCCAGCTTCTCTTGTTTTTACGGATGCAGCCGCAAATAAAGTACAGCAGCTAATCGACGAAGAGAAAAACGAAAATCTCAAGTTACGTGTTTTTGTAAGCGGAGGTGGTTGTTCAGGTTTTCAATATGGGTTTACTTTTGATGAAAATCTTCAAGACGGTGATACATCGGTAGTTAACAGTGGTGTTACGCTATTAGTAGATCCCATGAGTTTTCAATATCTAATGGGTGCTGAAATTGATTATTCAGAAGGTCTAGAAGGTGCGCAATTTGTAATCCGTAATCCAAATGCACAAACAACATGCGGTTGTGGATCGTCCTTTTCGCCAGGTTAA
- a CDS encoding chloride channel protein — protein sequence MGNDSAIGRLLKKALENLRLRTSRPDALIQLAILGTLAGLMTGLVIVSFRLLIEVVQISFLPYGDPENYEGLPLHLRVLLPIAGALLIAALYKLLAKKDSTVGVSHVMERLSYHQGYLGIRSFLLQYLGGAMAIISGQSLGREGPAIHLGAATSSLVGQQLGLPNNTIRTLVACGTAAAIGASFNTPLAGVIFALEVVMMEYSLASFLPVILSAVSATAVTRAVFGTEVVFSVPNFQLTNLLELPYVMFLGVVTGIAAFVFIYLTRLSALAGKKLPTWIKFTLAGCITGLLAIVAPQIMGIGYDTVNNTLVNNIGLTLLLIIFAAKLIATACSIGLGLPAGLIGPTFVIGASLGGIMGLMAQPIFPELSSSPGMYALIGMAAMMGATLQAPLAALTAVFELTSNPNIILPGMLAIVTAQLTASQLFGQRSIYRMLMQLKGLDYRHEPMVQALRRVGVANVMNRNIHRSTNIISNEKAKELVQQNKEWIVIEKDEPIAILPTSDLSNYLQDEKEEEVDEINLMEIPAKRLQVSCIDLRATADSAREYFIQEGVEALCISSTIGPDIIRVYGILTKEKFKSSYDI from the coding sequence ATGGGAAATGATTCAGCGATTGGTAGACTGCTTAAAAAAGCACTAGAAAACTTGCGTCTGCGCACATCTAGACCAGATGCTCTAATTCAACTGGCTATTCTGGGCACTCTAGCTGGCCTCATGACAGGCCTGGTTATCGTCTCATTCCGACTACTTATAGAAGTGGTTCAAATTTCTTTCTTACCCTATGGAGACCCAGAAAATTACGAAGGTTTACCTCTCCACCTCAGGGTCTTATTACCTATCGCAGGAGCACTTCTAATTGCTGCTCTTTATAAGTTACTAGCTAAAAAAGATTCCACTGTAGGTGTATCGCATGTAATGGAAAGACTTTCCTATCATCAAGGCTACTTAGGCATTCGTAGTTTTTTGTTGCAATATCTAGGTGGCGCCATGGCAATCATTTCCGGGCAGTCTTTAGGACGTGAAGGCCCAGCCATTCATCTTGGTGCCGCAACTAGCAGTTTAGTGGGTCAACAACTAGGCCTACCGAATAATACAATCCGCACACTTGTAGCCTGTGGAACTGCAGCAGCCATTGGCGCGTCTTTTAATACACCATTAGCGGGTGTAATTTTCGCACTTGAAGTGGTAATGATGGAATACTCTTTGGCCAGCTTTCTACCTGTCATACTATCTGCAGTTAGTGCCACTGCAGTCACACGCGCTGTATTTGGTACCGAAGTAGTATTTTCAGTCCCCAACTTTCAACTTACTAATTTACTAGAACTTCCTTATGTCATGTTTCTAGGTGTCGTGACCGGTATCGCAGCTTTTGTATTTATTTACTTAACAAGATTATCTGCTTTAGCAGGCAAAAAATTACCCACATGGATTAAATTTACACTGGCAGGTTGCATTACCGGACTGCTTGCTATTGTCGCGCCACAAATAATGGGGATCGGCTATGACACCGTGAACAATACCTTAGTCAATAATATCGGCCTGACATTATTACTCATTATTTTTGCGGCGAAACTAATTGCTACAGCTTGCAGCATTGGTCTGGGTTTACCTGCTGGACTCATTGGCCCTACGTTTGTAATAGGCGCAAGTTTGGGAGGCATTATGGGTCTTATGGCGCAACCTATCTTCCCAGAGCTATCTTCTTCTCCAGGCATGTATGCGCTAATTGGCATGGCAGCCATGATGGGGGCTACCTTACAAGCACCTCTAGCAGCATTAACAGCTGTATTTGAACTTACCAGCAACCCAAATATTATTTTACCCGGCATGTTAGCGATTGTTACTGCACAACTTACGGCTAGCCAGTTATTTGGCCAGCGATCCATTTATAGAATGTTGATGCAACTAAAAGGCTTGGATTACCGACATGAGCCCATGGTGCAAGCTTTACGTCGAGTTGGTGTAGCAAATGTGATGAATCGCAATATACATCGAAGCACTAATATCATTAGCAATGAAAAAGCCAAAGAATTAGTACAGCAAAATAAAGAATGGATAGTGATCGAAAAAGATGAACCCATTGCAATTCTACCTACCTCTGACTTAAGCAATTACCTGCAAGATGAAAAAGAAGAGGAAGTCGATGAGATTAATTTAATGGAAATTCCTGCTAAACGACTGCAAGTAAGCTGCATAGATTTACGTGCCACAGCCGATTCAGCACGTGAATATTTTATACAAGAAGGTGTTGAAGCACTTTGTATTAGCAGCACCATAGGGCCTGATATAATCCGTGTATATGGAATTCTCACCAAAGAAAAGTTTAAAAGCTCCTACGACATATAA
- the hemJ gene encoding protoporphyrinogen oxidase HemJ has protein sequence MFLTLFPWIKAFHIIFVITWFAGLFYLPRLFVHHALTEEQACKERFKIMERKLYRFTTPSMALTIVLGSLLLASNWSAYASSGWIYAKLALIILLIIYHLWCGRLVKAFANDTNTKSPVWYRWFNEAPVLALFTIVILVVVKPF, from the coding sequence ATGTTTCTAACTCTTTTCCCCTGGATAAAAGCCTTTCACATTATTTTTGTGATCACCTGGTTTGCTGGATTATTTTATTTACCACGCTTATTTGTACATCATGCATTAACAGAAGAACAAGCTTGCAAAGAGCGTTTTAAAATCATGGAGCGTAAACTCTATCGATTCACCACTCCCAGCATGGCTCTCACAATAGTATTGGGCTCTTTACTGCTAGCATCTAATTGGAGCGCATATGCAAGTTCTGGATGGATTTATGCAAAGTTAGCACTGATTATACTACTGATAATTTATCATTTGTGGTGCGGAAGATTAGTTAAAGCATTTGCTAACGATACTAATACCAAATCACCTGTTTGGTATCGCTGGTTTAATGAAGCACCTGTTCTTGCCCTGTTCACAATTGTAATTCTGGTGGTCGTCAAACCTTTCTAG
- the lpxD gene encoding UDP-3-O-(3-hydroxymyristoyl)glucosamine N-acyltransferase, protein MHKKVSEIVNELSEWNLFINQQGPDNIISEMPDIKQCGEGDLVFVESEDYVNYVIKQKPSAVVTNEKLAELFKDLTNTTLLVSSNAKLVQALMRQAYGDRDFRDNGWSQVHDSAVIHESATIGSNVCVGPNAVISKNARIGENSTIMANAVIEEYVKIGADTIIHPNVTISYSCEVGDRCIIMSGTVIGSEGFGFAQDQHQKSYRVPQTGNVVLGDDVVLGANCTIDRATFNSTHIKDGCKFDNQVHIAHNTTVGEDGLVAAQCAVAGSTNIGKRLRCSGQTGILDHLNISDDCVFVQRAAVIQDVKEPGMYAGQPAQPLRKWFKNTAVAKHLEEMKKTLDALEKKVNK, encoded by the coding sequence ATGCATAAGAAAGTTTCAGAAATCGTAAATGAGTTATCAGAGTGGAACTTGTTTATTAACCAGCAAGGGCCAGACAATATCATTAGTGAAATGCCTGATATTAAACAGTGTGGTGAAGGTGACTTGGTGTTTGTCGAAAGTGAAGATTATGTAAATTATGTGATCAAGCAAAAACCTTCCGCTGTAGTAACGAATGAAAAATTAGCTGAGCTGTTTAAAGATTTAACGAATACTACTTTACTGGTGAGTTCTAACGCAAAATTAGTGCAAGCACTAATGCGGCAAGCCTATGGTGATCGTGATTTTCGCGATAATGGTTGGTCACAAGTTCATGATTCTGCGGTGATACATGAGTCTGCAACAATAGGGAGTAATGTATGCGTGGGGCCCAATGCAGTTATTTCAAAGAATGCGCGCATAGGTGAAAACTCAACGATTATGGCTAATGCGGTGATTGAGGAGTATGTGAAAATCGGTGCCGATACTATAATTCATCCAAATGTCACCATTTCGTATTCGTGTGAGGTGGGTGACCGTTGCATTATCATGTCCGGGACTGTTATTGGAAGCGAAGGTTTTGGTTTCGCGCAGGACCAACATCAAAAAAGTTATCGTGTGCCACAAACTGGCAATGTCGTTCTGGGCGATGACGTGGTTTTGGGCGCCAATTGCACAATCGACCGAGCAACGTTTAATTCCACACATATAAAAGATGGCTGCAAATTTGATAACCAGGTTCATATAGCGCACAACACGACTGTAGGTGAGGACGGTTTGGTTGCGGCGCAATGTGCAGTGGCAGGTTCAACTAATATTGGCAAGAGACTTCGTTGCAGTGGCCAAACCGGTATTCTCGATCATTTGAATATTAGTGATGACTGCGTGTTTGTGCAGCGCGCTGCGGTAATTCAAGATGTAAAGGAACCGGGCATGTATGCGGGTCAGCCGGCACAACCATTGCGGAAATGGTTTAAAAATACTGCGGTTGCAAAGCACCTGGAAGAAATGAAAAAAACTCTTGATGCTCTTGAGAAAAAAGTTAACAAATGA
- a CDS encoding winged helix DNA-binding protein encodes MTNNENSTTLDEQTENCPSNLKANIATAFLGMNIVNETKRQLKKSLQRTSLTLNQWLVLEILFSKRANTASRVAYLMNTDGASITRNVDELELRNLVKRDRQTHDRRIIHIKLTEKGLQVAKMLFAAYTGLLDNLENRLPQNERIMWKKVERCITAHVNKT; translated from the coding sequence ATGACTAACAACGAAAACTCAACAACCCTAGATGAGCAAACCGAAAATTGCCCTTCTAATCTAAAAGCAAATATTGCAACGGCATTTCTAGGCATGAATATAGTTAACGAAACCAAGCGACAACTTAAAAAGTCTTTACAGAGAACGAGCCTAACTCTGAATCAATGGTTAGTACTGGAAATTCTATTTTCAAAACGAGCAAATACCGCATCAAGAGTCGCCTATCTAATGAATACTGATGGCGCATCCATCACGCGAAATGTAGATGAGTTAGAACTTCGCAATCTAGTTAAGCGTGACCGTCAAACGCATGATCGTAGAATCATCCATATAAAATTAACCGAGAAAGGACTGCAAGTTGCTAAAATGTTATTCGCCGCCTATACAGGGCTTTTAGATAATCTTGAGAATCGCTTACCGCAAAACGAGCGTATCATGTGGAAAAAAGTCGAACGGTGCATCACAGCCCATGTAAACAAAACCTAA
- a CDS encoding N-acetyl-gamma-glutamyl-phosphate reductase has product MISVGIVGGTGYTGVELLRVLALHPNVEVKVVTSRSEAGKKVSSLYPSLLSSFGINFTKPDVAALKECDCVFFAAPNGTAMQMVPELLKAGVKVIDLAADFRIKDSAIWEHWYKQAHACPDVLQTAVYGLPELHREEIKKAQLIANPGCYPTAVILGFLPLLTAGIVKDTQLIADTKSGVSGAGRGANVPTLFSEAGENFKAYNVNAHRHWPEIKQELEFVTAHDVNFVFTPHLVPMVRGIFATLYVTKTESIADLAGLYQQHYKNEPFVQVLEEGVLPETKHVRASNQCMLSVSQPYDSDTVVVLSVIDNLVKGAAGQAVQNMNLMFEIEETTGLMQPGLYP; this is encoded by the coding sequence ATGATTTCAGTTGGAATAGTTGGAGGAACAGGATATACCGGTGTGGAGTTGCTGCGCGTTCTCGCTTTGCATCCAAATGTTGAAGTTAAAGTGGTTACATCACGCAGTGAAGCAGGTAAAAAAGTTTCCAGTCTGTACCCAAGCCTGTTGTCCAGTTTTGGGATAAATTTTACCAAACCTGATGTGGCAGCGCTGAAGGAATGTGATTGTGTATTTTTTGCTGCACCTAACGGAACAGCAATGCAAATGGTGCCCGAGCTATTGAAAGCCGGTGTTAAAGTAATTGACCTCGCTGCGGATTTTAGAATTAAAGATTCAGCTATTTGGGAGCACTGGTACAAACAAGCTCATGCCTGTCCGGATGTGTTGCAGACTGCTGTATATGGACTGCCCGAGCTGCACAGAGAAGAGATTAAAAAAGCGCAACTCATTGCGAATCCAGGTTGTTATCCGACAGCTGTGATATTGGGTTTTTTGCCATTACTTACTGCAGGAATTGTAAAAGATACTCAGCTCATTGCAGATACTAAGTCTGGCGTGAGTGGTGCAGGGCGAGGCGCAAATGTACCTACGCTTTTTAGTGAAGCGGGTGAAAACTTTAAAGCATACAATGTAAATGCGCATCGTCATTGGCCAGAAATCAAGCAAGAATTAGAATTTGTTACAGCTCATGATGTAAATTTTGTATTTACACCGCATTTAGTACCTATGGTGCGTGGAATTTTTGCAACTTTGTATGTGACAAAAACAGAGAGCATTGCTGATTTAGCTGGACTGTATCAACAACATTATAAAAATGAGCCATTTGTGCAGGTATTGGAAGAGGGAGTGCTGCCCGAAACAAAGCATGTTCGTGCATCTAATCAGTGTATGTTGTCAGTATCGCAACCCTATGATAGTGATACCGTAGTAGTCTTATCTGTAATAGATAACTTGGTGAAAGGAGCTGCTGGTCAAGCAGTTCAGAATATGAACTTAATGTTTGAAATAGAGGAAACTACGGGTTTAATGCAGCCAGGCCTGTATCCGTAA
- a CDS encoding peptidoglycan DD-metalloendopeptidase family protein: MPKIETNSVDYNSLIGTDFKNVASSSKGVKHHVPAYLLAATALIGILIVSVVLAQSNQTTTSAANLSATVKSNVTTLEQTNVSNQTISLPLKPVTEQSQSQTLALQVPSKNNQENLITNSSAETLEIVEPEPIAEASDVTVIVKKGDTLSSIFSDLDIHHELTQILNLGKQAKPLKKIYPGQKLHFTFGGDGIDKLELEKSITKSLILYKDNDTFIVEEANRELDRISQVATGTINQSLFLAGQDAGMSDGLIMGLAGIFGWDVDFALDIRQGDSFTVVYEELFLAGEKVGDGNIIAAEFANNNHIYRAYRYTDSNDKTEYYSPDGKSMRKPFMRTPVDLARISSRFNLRRKHPVLNKIRAHKGVDYAASTGTAIKATGDGKVVHRGRKGGYGNTIILRHGNTYTTLYAHMSKYAGKARVGSRVKQGQIIGYIGSTGLATGPHLHYEFRVNGVHRNPLKVKLPSANPLPDSEMDRFQASIQPMIVQLDAYTQNALVMRDL, from the coding sequence ATGCCAAAAATTGAAACAAATTCCGTGGATTACAATTCTTTAATTGGCACCGACTTTAAGAATGTTGCGTCATCTAGCAAGGGCGTAAAACATCACGTCCCCGCATATCTTCTTGCAGCCACCGCATTAATTGGAATCCTCATTGTTAGTGTTGTTTTAGCACAGTCTAATCAGACTACCACTAGCGCTGCTAATTTATCTGCCACTGTTAAATCAAATGTAACAACACTCGAACAAACCAACGTTAGTAATCAAACGATTTCATTACCACTCAAGCCTGTTACAGAGCAAAGCCAAAGTCAAACTCTTGCTCTACAAGTGCCCAGCAAAAATAACCAAGAAAACCTAATTACAAATTCATCTGCAGAAACATTAGAAATTGTTGAACCAGAGCCCATTGCAGAAGCAAGCGACGTAACGGTAATAGTAAAAAAAGGCGACACCTTATCTTCAATATTTAGCGATCTCGATATACATCACGAACTGACACAAATTCTAAACTTAGGCAAACAAGCTAAACCGTTAAAAAAAATATATCCCGGACAAAAGTTACATTTTACTTTTGGCGGCGATGGAATTGATAAGTTAGAACTTGAAAAAAGCATAACCAAATCACTTATCTTATATAAAGACAATGACACGTTCATAGTAGAAGAAGCTAACCGTGAGCTAGATAGAATTTCACAAGTCGCTACCGGCACCATTAATCAATCTTTATTCCTTGCTGGACAAGATGCTGGCATGTCAGATGGTTTAATCATGGGCTTAGCAGGAATTTTTGGCTGGGACGTAGATTTCGCACTTGATATCCGTCAAGGCGACAGCTTCACAGTGGTATATGAAGAACTTTTTTTAGCAGGTGAAAAAGTGGGTGATGGAAATATTATTGCTGCAGAATTTGCAAACAACAATCACATCTATCGCGCCTATCGCTATACAGATAGCAACGACAAAACAGAATATTACTCTCCCGATGGTAAAAGCATGCGCAAACCTTTTATGCGCACACCAGTTGACCTAGCACGCATTAGCTCACGCTTTAATTTAAGACGCAAGCACCCGGTTTTAAATAAAATCCGTGCACACAAAGGTGTAGATTATGCGGCATCAACTGGAACAGCTATTAAAGCAACTGGTGATGGTAAAGTTGTGCATCGCGGCAGAAAAGGTGGTTACGGAAATACCATTATTCTTCGTCATGGCAACACCTACACAACCCTTTATGCGCATATGTCAAAGTATGCAGGTAAAGCAAGAGTTGGTTCACGCGTGAAGCAAGGACAAATTATTGGCTACATCGGTAGCACTGGATTAGCAACAGGACCACACTTACATTATGAGTTTCGTGTAAACGGCGTTCATCGAAATCCATTAAAAGTTAAACTACCTAGCGCAAACCCGTTACCCGATTCAGAAATGGATCGATTCCAGGCTTCAATTCAACCTATGATTGTGCAACTTGATGCGTATACGCAAAACGCATTAGTCATGCGCGACTTATAA
- a CDS encoding tyrosine--tRNA ligase: MVENTPNMQIDELVRGVDEVLLLDELLSKLKKDRPLRVKAGFDPTAPDLHLGHTVLINKLRQFQQAGHQVIFLIGDFTAMIGDPTGKNVMRQPLSGDEVQANATTYKEQIFKILDPAKTEIVFNSSWMGKKSAADMIKLASKHTVARMLERDDFDKRYKSGKPIAIHEFLYPLIQGYDSVELKCDMELGGTDQKFNLLVGRELQKESGQEPQVIMTMPILEGYTQGPEKMSKSLNNYIGITDTPNDMFGKIMSVDDEKMWRYFDLLSFRSISEIENLKKDVKEGANPRDIKFKLAEEIIERFHDKQAADAAQADFIQRFQKGALPDDMPEKGIQAINGTIAIGNLLKEAGLVGSTSEAIRMIKQGAVKIDGEKIADSKLLLSTGMEAVFQVGKRKFAKISIN, encoded by the coding sequence ATGGTTGAAAATACACCAAATATGCAAATAGACGAGTTAGTTCGCGGGGTTGACGAGGTTTTGCTTCTGGATGAGCTGCTGTCTAAGCTTAAAAAGGACCGTCCATTGCGGGTTAAAGCAGGGTTTGACCCCACAGCACCGGATTTACATCTAGGGCATACGGTACTTATTAATAAGCTACGTCAGTTCCAACAAGCTGGGCATCAAGTCATCTTCTTAATTGGTGATTTTACCGCCATGATTGGTGATCCGACGGGCAAAAATGTTATGCGCCAACCCTTATCTGGGGACGAAGTTCAAGCTAACGCCACCACTTATAAAGAACAAATCTTCAAAATATTGGATCCAGCTAAAACAGAAATTGTGTTCAATTCATCTTGGATGGGTAAAAAGAGTGCTGCAGATATGATCAAGCTGGCTTCTAAGCATACGGTTGCGCGCATGTTGGAGCGAGATGATTTTGATAAACGCTATAAAAGTGGAAAGCCAATCGCAATCCATGAGTTTCTTTACCCTTTAATACAAGGGTATGACTCAGTAGAACTAAAATGCGATATGGAGTTGGGTGGCACAGATCAAAAATTCAATCTGCTGGTGGGTCGCGAGTTACAAAAAGAAAGCGGTCAGGAGCCGCAAGTGATCATGACGATGCCCATTTTAGAAGGCTATACGCAAGGGCCAGAAAAAATGTCTAAGTCGCTTAATAACTATATTGGTATAACCGATACGCCAAACGATATGTTCGGTAAAATTATGAGCGTCGATGATGAAAAAATGTGGCGCTATTTTGATTTATTAAGTTTTCGTTCAATAAGTGAAATCGAGAATCTTAAAAAAGACGTTAAAGAGGGTGCTAACCCAAGAGATATCAAATTTAAACTAGCTGAAGAAATTATTGAAAGATTCCATGACAAGCAAGCCGCAGATGCTGCACAAGCTGATTTCATTCAGCGTTTTCAAAAAGGTGCTCTGCCGGATGACATGCCGGAAAAAGGAATTCAGGCAATAAATGGTACGATCGCAATAGGCAATTTACTGAAAGAGGCTGGTTTAGTCGGCAGCACTTCCGAAGCGATACGAATGATTAAACAGGGTGCGGTAAAGATTGATGGTGAGAAGATAGCTGATTCGAAGTTGCTTTTATCTACAGGAATGGAGGCAGTATTTCAGGTTGGTAAACGAAAGTTTGCAAAAATTAGTATTAATTAA
- a CDS encoding anhydro-N-acetylmuramic acid kinase, producing the protein MPEYFIGLMSGTSVDAIDAVLMDFAQSNTYIVSTYSQPISASLRNEINSLIATRQYPKEFENLDRQFSQASCNAVTQLLKQTSIDAEEISAIGSHGQTVFHDPKGIPAVSIQIGNAQYIANTSGIPTVGNFRQADIDVGGQGAPIACAYHAEVLQSSTEERVVLNLGGIANITKLPKDKDEPIIGFDTGPANTLMDAWTQKHLNKSFDQDGNWAQSGKVNTQLLKQMLEDNYFASFPPKSTGREHFNLEWTQHQLDKYGTTISLEDIQATLLALTTFSIAESINTWCPQSKKILICGGGSENKFLVTQLEKTLEKASLEQTSEFGVPSEWMEAMAFAWLAEQHQNLKPGNIPSVTGADKPVVLGEVFIPK; encoded by the coding sequence ATGCCCGAATACTTTATTGGGCTCATGTCAGGCACTAGCGTTGATGCGATTGACGCAGTTCTTATGGATTTCGCACAATCCAATACGTATATTGTTTCCACTTATAGTCAACCTATAAGCGCCTCATTACGTAACGAAATCAATTCACTTATTGCTACGCGACAATATCCAAAAGAATTTGAAAATCTAGATAGACAATTTTCACAAGCATCTTGCAATGCTGTCACACAATTATTAAAACAAACATCCATTGATGCAGAGGAAATTTCTGCGATTGGCAGTCATGGTCAAACTGTTTTCCATGATCCTAAAGGCATTCCTGCAGTTTCCATTCAGATTGGTAATGCGCAATATATTGCTAATACTTCTGGTATCCCCACAGTGGGTAATTTTCGACAAGCTGATATTGATGTCGGCGGGCAAGGCGCGCCTATAGCATGCGCTTATCATGCAGAAGTTTTGCAAAGTTCAACTGAAGAACGCGTTGTACTAAATTTAGGAGGCATTGCAAACATTACAAAATTACCAAAAGATAAAGACGAACCTATTATTGGTTTTGATACCGGGCCTGCAAACACACTTATGGATGCATGGACCCAAAAACATTTAAACAAATCGTTTGACCAGGACGGGAATTGGGCGCAAAGCGGTAAAGTAAATACGCAATTACTAAAACAGATGCTTGAAGATAACTACTTTGCAAGCTTTCCTCCAAAATCCACGGGAAGAGAACATTTCAATTTAGAATGGACACAGCATCAACTCGACAAATATGGCACAACCATTTCCTTAGAAGACATTCAAGCAACGTTGCTCGCATTAACCACTTTCAGCATCGCGGAAAGTATTAATACTTGGTGCCCACAAAGCAAAAAAATTCTTATATGTGGAGGCGGCAGCGAAAATAAATTCCTGGTTACGCAACTAGAAAAAACTTTAGAAAAAGCCTCTCTGGAACAAACTAGCGAATTTGGAGTTCCTTCCGAATGGATGGAAGCAATGGCCTTTGCCTGGTTGGCCGAACAACATCAAAATTTAAAACCGGGAAATATTCCAAGTGTAACCGGTGCGGATAAACCCGTCGTATTAGGTGAAGTTTTCATCCCTAAATAA
- a CDS encoding helix-turn-helix domain-containing protein has product MNKHNPRQNYILSALPNDVYEIMQRDLELVDMPLGKVLYESGTEMEFVYFPTSSIVSLIYLTEDGHSAEIAVTGREGIVGVALFMGGNTTPSRAVVQNAGHAYRYQGTLLQNAFNVGGPLQRQLLMFTQVLITQMAQTAVCNRHHSIDQQLCRWLLLSLDRVSTNRLMMTQDLIANMLGVRREGVTKAAGKLQDNGIISYHRGIIDILDRPGLENLACECYSVVKSEYDRILPQLSKI; this is encoded by the coding sequence ATGAACAAACATAATCCCAGGCAGAATTATATTCTTTCTGCGTTACCGAATGATGTATATGAAATCATGCAACGTGATTTAGAATTAGTGGATATGCCCCTAGGCAAAGTTCTTTACGAATCTGGTACAGAAATGGAATTTGTCTACTTCCCCACAAGCAGTATCGTATCGTTAATATATCTAACCGAAGATGGTCACTCTGCCGAGATTGCGGTAACAGGACGTGAAGGCATAGTTGGTGTAGCACTTTTTATGGGTGGCAATACCACACCCAGTCGCGCAGTAGTACAAAACGCAGGCCACGCTTATCGTTACCAAGGAACCCTATTACAGAATGCATTCAATGTTGGTGGACCACTACAACGTCAGCTGCTGATGTTCACACAAGTCTTAATCACACAAATGGCACAGACTGCAGTATGCAATCGACATCACTCTATTGATCAACAACTATGTCGCTGGCTGTTACTGAGCCTTGACCGAGTTTCTACAAATCGATTGATGATGACACAAGACCTAATAGCAAATATGTTAGGCGTACGTAGAGAAGGAGTAACAAAAGCAGCGGGAAAGTTACAAGACAACGGAATTATTTCTTACCATCGTGGGATTATCGACATTTTGGATAGACCAGGTTTGGAAAATCTAGCATGTGAGTGTTATAGCGTGGTAAAAAGTGAATATGATCGCATACTCCCACAACTCAGCAAGATATAA
- a CDS encoding cell shape determination protein CcmA, which translates to MAFKKKIKTMRVDTLVGKHSKIVGDILYAGGVHIEGRVEGNLMAEEVDKGFVVVSESGLVKGEIRGPTVIVYGTVHGDVYATGTIELAASAKITGSVYYNLLEMTTGAEVNGNLVHQQNT; encoded by the coding sequence ATGGCATTCAAGAAAAAAATTAAAACGATGCGTGTAGATACTTTAGTTGGCAAACACTCAAAAATCGTCGGCGATATTCTTTACGCAGGTGGTGTACATATCGAAGGGCGGGTTGAGGGTAATCTCATGGCTGAGGAAGTTGACAAAGGGTTTGTGGTCGTTAGTGAATCTGGATTAGTGAAGGGTGAGATTCGTGGCCCGACTGTTATTGTGTATGGCACAGTACATGGGGATGTATATGCAACAGGGACCATCGAACTTGCGGCAAGTGCTAAAATTACCGGAAGTGTTTATTATAATTTACTGGAAATGACTACTGGGGCAGAAGTAAATGGCAACCTGGTTCACCAGCAAAACACATGA